Proteins encoded by one window of Arabidopsis thaliana chromosome 2, partial sequence:
- a CDS encoding Leucine-rich repeat receptor-like protein kinase family protein, which yields MGWWIFEFKKESKSMFVGVLFLLTLLVWTSESLNSDGQFLLELKNRGFQDSLNRLHNWNGIDETPCNWIGVNCSSQGSSSSSNSLVVTSLDLSSMNLSGIVSPSIGGLVNLVYLNLAYNALTGDIPREIGNCSKLEVMFLNNNQFGGSIPVEINKLSQLRSFNICNNKLSGPLPEEIGDLYNLEELVAYTNNLTGPLPRSLGNLNKLTTFRAGQNDFSGNIPTEIGKCLNLKLLGLAQNFISGELPKEIGMLVKLQEVILWQNKFSGFIPKDIGNLTSLETLALYGNSLVGPIPSEIGNMKSLKKLYLYQNQLNGTIPKELGKLSKVMEIDFSENLLSGEIPVELSKISELRLLYLFQNKLTGIIPNELSKLRNLAKLDLSINSLTGPIPPGFQNLTSMRQLQLFHNSLSGVIPQGLGLYSPLWVVDFSENQLSGKIPPFICQQSNLILLNLGSNRIFGNIPPGVLRCKSLLQLRVVGNRLTGQFPTELCKLVNLSAIELDQNRFSGPLPPEIGTCQKLQRLHLAANQFSSNLPNEISKLSNLVTFNVSSNSLTGPIPSEIANCKMLQRLDLSRNSFIGSLPPELGSLHQLEILRLSENRFSGNIPFTIGNLTHLTELQMGGNLFSGSIPPQLGLLSSLQIAMNLSYNDFSGEIPPEIGNLHLLMYLSLNNNHLSGEIPTTFENLSSLLGCNFSYNNLTGQLPHTQIFQNMTLTSFLGNKGLCGGHLRSCDPSHSSWPHISSLKAGSARRGRIIIIVSSVIGGISLLLIAIVVHFLRNPVEPTAPYVHDKEPFFQESDIYFVPKERFTVKDILEATKGFHDSYIVGRGACGTVYKAVMPSGKTIAVKKLESNREGNNNNSNNTDNSFRAEILTLGKIRHRNIVRLYSFCYHQGSNSNLLLYEYMSRGSLGELLHGGKSHSMDWPTRFAIALGAAEGLAYLHHDCKPRIIHRDIKSNNILIDENFEAHVGDFGLAKVIDMPLSKSVSAVAGSYGYIAPEYAYTMKVTEKCDIYSFGVVLLELLTGKAPVQPLEQGGDLATWTRNHIRDHSLTSEILDPYLTKVEDDVILNHMITVTKIAVLCTKSSPSDRPTMREVVLMLIESGERAGKVIVSTTCSDLPPPAPP from the exons ATGGGTTGGTGGATCtttgagtttaagaaagaatcaaaatctatgtttgttggggttttgtttctcttgacTCTTCTGGTTTGGACTTCAGAGAGTTTGAATAGTGATGGTCAGTTTCTCTTGGAGTTGAAGAACAGAGGATTTCAAGATTCGTTGAACCGTTTACATAATTGGAACGGCATTGACGAGACGCCGTGTAATTGGATAGGTGTGAATTGCAGCTCACAAGgcagtagtagtagtagtaatagTCTGGTGGTGACATCTCTTGATTTGAGTTCTATGAATCTCTCTGGGATAGTAAGTCCTAGCATTGGTGGTTTAGTTAACTTGGTCTATCTTAACCTCGCGTACAACGCGTTAACCGGAGATATTCCTCGGGAGATTGGAAACTGTTCGAAGCTGGAGGTTATGTTTTTGAACAATAACCAGTTTGGTGGTTCCATTCCAGTCGAGATCAACAAGTTATCGCAGTTGAGAAGTTTCAACATTTGCAATAACAAGCTTTCAGGTCCTTTGCCAGAAGAGATTGGTGATTTATACAATCTAGAAGAGCTTGTGGCTTATACTAATAACTTGACCGGTCCATTGCCTCGTTCTTTAGGAAATCTCAACAAGTTGACGACATTTCGAGCAGGGCAGAACGATTTCTCGGGGAATATACCTACTGAAATTGGTAAATGTCTTAACTTGAAGTTGCTCGGTCTTGCTCAGAATTTCATTTCTGGAGAGCTTCCCAAGGAAATTGGGATGCTTGTTAAACTTCAGGAGGTGATTCTGTGGCAGAACAAGTTTTCAGGGTTTATTCCGAAAGATATTGGGAATTTAACAAGTCTTGAGACTCTTGCTTTGTACGGTAACTCATTGGTTGGACCTATACCATCAGAGATTGGTAACATGAAGTCCTTGAAGAAGCTCTATCTTTACCAAAACCAGTTGAATGGGACTATCCCAAAGGAGCTTGGAAAGCTTTCCAAAGTAATGGAAATCGATTTCTCGGAGAATTTGTTGAGTGGGGAGATTCCAGTTGAGCTGAGCAAGATCAGTGAGTTGAGGCTGCTCTATTTGTTTCAGAACAAGTTAACTGGAATCATACCAAATGAGCTCAGTAAGTTGAGGAATTTGGCGAAACTCGATCTCTCCATCAACTCCTTAACCGGTCCTATTCCACCGGGTTTCCAGAATCTTACGTCTATGCGCCAACTTCAGCTTTTCCACAATTCCCTCAGTGGTGTAATCCCTCAAGGTCTTGGTTTGTACAGTCCTCTATGGGTTGTTGACTTCTCAGAAAACCAACTTTCAGGAAAAATACCGCCTTTTATCTGTCAACAGTCTAATCTCATTCTGTTGAATCTCGGGTCTAACAGGATATTTGGAAATATTCCACCAGGTGTATTGCGCTGCAAATCTCTGCTGCAGCTTCGTGTTGTTGGAAACCGACTCACTGGTCAGTTTCCGACTGAGTTATGCAAGCTTGTCAACCTTTCTGCTATTGAGTTGGATCAAAACCGGTTTAGCGGACCACTACCTCCTGAGATAGGCACGTGTCAGAAGCTGCAAAGACTTCATCTTGCAGCTAACCAATTTTCCTCTAATCTACCCAACGAAATCAGTAAACTCTCCAACCTGGTAACATTTAACGTTTCCTCAAACTCTCTCACTGGACCAATCCCCTCTGAAATAGCCAACTGTAAAATGCTTCAACGACTTGACTTGAGCCGGAACAGTTTCATCGGTTCTTTACCTCCCGAGCTTGGAAGCCTTCATCAGCTCGAGATACTCAGACTCTCAGAAAATAGATTCTCTGGCAACATACCGTTTACCATTGGAAACCTTACCCATCTAACTGAGCTGCAGATGGGAGGAAACTTGTTTTCAGGAAGTATACCGCCTCAACTCGGTTTACTCTCGAGTCTGCAGATTGCAATGAACCTGAGCTACAATGATTTCAGTGGTGAAATACCTCCCGAGATCGGGAATCTTCATCTGCTAATGTACCTATCTCTGAACAACAACCATCTCAGCGGCGAAATCCCGACCACATTCGAGAACTTATCCAGTTTACTCGGGTGCAACTTTTCCTACAACAACCTCACCGGACAGCTTCCACATACGCAGATCTTTCAAAACATGACTCTAACCAGTTTTCTCGGAAACAAAGGACTCTGTGGCGGCCATTTGAGAAGCTGTGACCCTAGCCACTCCTCTTGGCCTCACATTTCATCTCTAAAAGCGGGTTCTGCTCGGAGGGggagaatcatcatcatcgtgtCTTCAGTCATTGGCGGTATCTCTCTTTTACTAATCGCGATTGTCGTTCATTTCCTAAGAAATCCCGTGGAACCAACGGCTCCTTATGTGCACGACAAGGAACCCTTTTTTCAAGAATCCGACATTTACTTTGTCCCGAAAGAACGATTCACAGTCAAAGACATTTTGGAAGCAACAAAAGGCTTCCACGATAGCTACATTGTCGGTAGAGGCGCTTGCGGGACCGTTTACAAAGCAGTTATGCCTTCAGGTAAAACAATAGCAGTTAAAAAACTCGAATCCAACAGAGaaggcaacaacaacaacagcaacaacactGATAACAGTTTCCGCGCCGAGATTCTAACACTAGGCAAAATCCGTCACAGGAACATTGTCAGGCTATACAGTTTCTGTTACCACCAAGGATCAAACTCGAACCTCTTGCTCTACGAATACATGTCTCGGGGAAGCCTTGGCGAGTTACTTCACGGCGGGAAATCACATAGCATGGATTGGCCAACTCGGTTTGCTATCGCACTCGGTGCAGCGGAAGGTCTCGCTTACTTACATCATGATTGTAAACCAAGAATCATTCACCGTGACATCAAATCGAATAACATTCTCATCGATGAGAATTTCGAAGCCCATGTTGGAGATTTCGGGTTAGCAAAAGTCATCGACATGCCACTATCAAAATCCGTCTCAGCCGTTGCTGGATCCTACGGTTACATCGCTCCCG agTATGCATACACAATGAAAGTAACAGAGAAATGCGATATCTACAGCTTTGGAGTTGTTCTTCTTGAATTGTTAACCGGGAAAGCTCCGGTTCAGCCGCTAGAGCAAGGCGGAGATCTTGCCACGTGGACAAGAAACCATATCAGAGATCATTCGTTAACATCTGAAATCCTTGATCCTTATCTAACAAAGGTAGAGGACGATGTGATTCTCAATCATATGATCACAGTGACGAAAATTGCCGTGCTCTGTACGAAATCTTCGCCGTCTGATCGACCGACGATGAGAGAAGTAGTGTTGATGCTTATAGAGTCCGGTGAACGTGCCGGAAAAGTAATTGTGTCTACAACGTGCAGTGATTTACCTCCACCGGCGCCGCCGTGA